The Triticum aestivum cultivar Chinese Spring chromosome 3A, IWGSC CS RefSeq v2.1, whole genome shotgun sequence genome includes a region encoding these proteins:
- the LOC123057187 gene encoding uncharacterized protein, whose protein sequence is MRFTVDAIAAHMYETLQSAAAVRSSDRQSALARESGSEASKPATSTTMKKEEGNAFSKKKWIKKKERNPPRLLGVCVGYPGRYRFVPLPRQPPELAIPIRRATSSCDAAFARRCPRIKNCRNGRLIIEVFHAGRFDHPLVVSLLAGESSTVLPQIRPHRDRWVQGTQTGFTEMFLPEDGGRDGITLVNLWKDWPKVYAEVCVLGSGSSGLPARGSAEIELPDDIVFHEMLPPIHGKVFMVTNLGYTLGLDLATRILFTLELPVGLRGNYMLSCAEDSGLYLVSADGFQLSVWLHRMSGNDGAGWLLVDTFCVSVGQACTPRAEDSWVPHDVCLDVVTVGDNADFLFLDHPASGALFYVHLRSRVVEKVYQRGADECGYKRATAGHVRVSPVMMIWPPIFPARNVFDCCTI, encoded by the exons ATGAGGTTCACTGTCGATGCCATTGCCGCCCACATGTATGAGACACTCCAGTCTGCAGCGGCTGTGCGCTCGTCAGACAGACAGTCGGCGCTGGCAAGGGAGTCTGGGTCGGAGGCGTCGAAACCGGCCACGTCGACGACCATG aagaaagaggaaggaaacgcattttcaaaaaaaaaatggatCAAGAAGAAAGAGCGCAACCCGCCCCGCCTCCTCGGCGTCTGCGTCGGCTACCCCGGCAGGTATCGTTTCGTGCCTCTCCCGCGGCAGCCTCCGGAGCTCGCCATCCCCATACGCCGCGCGACCTCCTCCTGCGACGCCGCCTTCGCTCGCAGATGCCCGCGAATCAAGAACTGCCGGAATGGTCGCCTCATCATCGAGGTCTTCCACGCCGGCAGATTCGATCACCCCCTCGTGGTGTCGCTTCTCGCCGGTGAGTCTTCAACCGTCCTCCCACAGATCCGGCCCCACCGTGACCGCTGGGTGCAGGGCACTCAAACGGGATTCACTGAGATGTTCCTACCCGAGGATGGGGGCCGCGACGGCATCACCTTGGTGAATCTGTGGAAGGACTGGCCAAAAGTGTATGCGGAGGTGTGCGTCCTTGGATCTGGCAGCTCTGGCCTCCCTGCCAGGGGCTCGGCAGAGATAGAGCTCCCTGATGACATCGTCTTCCATGAAATGCTACCACCCATCCATGGCAAAGTCTTCATGGTGACCAACTTAGGGTACACCTTGGGTCTAGATTTAGCCACCAGGATCCTTTTCACCCTGGAGCTACCAGTTGGATTGCGGGGCAACTATATGCTCTCATGTGCGGAAGATTCCGGTCTCTATCTCGTCAGTGCAGACGGGTTTCAGCTCAGTGTGTGGCTCCATCGGATGTCGGGCAATGATGGCGCAGGCTGGCTGCTGGTCGACACATTTTGTGTCAGTGTGGGTCAGGCATGCACACCTCGCGCGGAGGACAGTTGGGTTCCTCACGATGTTTGCCTTGATGTTGTCACGGTCGGGGACAATGCTGACTTTCTGTTCTTAGATCACCCAGCAAGTGGTGCTCTCTTTTATGTTCATCTGAGGAGCAGGGTGGTTGAGAAGGTCTATCAGAGGGGGGCAGATGAATGTGGGTATAAACGTGCGACTGCTGGCCACGTACGTGTCTCTCCTGTTATGATGATCTGGCCGCCTATCTTCCCAGCGCGGAATGTGTTTGATTGTTGTACTATCTAA
- the LOC123059218 gene encoding putative glutaredoxin-C2 encodes MVDRVTKLASQRVVVIFGVSNRFMCHVVKTLFTELGVSWTVHKLAKDPWGKDVERALAGMVMTLHLGGQLVPLLSQAGALWL; translated from the coding sequence ATGGTGGACAGGGTGACGAAGCTGGCATCGCAGCGCGTGGTGGTGATCTTCGGTGTGAGCAACCGCTTCATGTGCCATGTGGTGAAGACGCTCTTCACGGAGCTGGGCGTGAGCTGGACGGTGCACAAACTGGCAAAGGACCCCTGGGGGAAGGACGTCGAGAGGGCGCTTGCTGGCATGGTCATGACACTGCACCTTGGCGGCCAGCTTGTGCCGCTCCTCAGCCAGGCTGGTGCCCTCTGGCTCTGA
- the LOC123059219 gene encoding putative glutaredoxin-C2 codes for MADRVTNLASQRAVVIFGASNCCMCHVVNTLFTELGVSWTVHELDKDPRGKDVERVLVGMVGRNPPAPAVFIGGRLVGTTDQVMMLHVGGQLVLLLRQAGALWL; via the coding sequence ATGGCGGACAGAGTGACGAATCTGGCGTCGCAGCGGGCGGTGGTGATCTTCGGAGCGAGCAACTGCTGCATGTGCCACGTGGTGAACACACTCTTCACAGAGCTGGGCGTGAGCTGGACGGTGCACGAGCTGGACAAGGACCCCCGCGGGAAGGACGTCGAGAGGGTGCTCGTTGGCATGGTCGGACGCAACCCGCCTGCGCCGGCCGTCTTCATCGGCGGCAGACTTGTCGGCACCACCGACCAGGTCATGATGCTGCACGTTGGCGGCCAGCTcgtgctgctcctccgccaggccggCGCCCTCTGGCTCTGA